A window of the Sabethes cyaneus chromosome 1, idSabCyanKW18_F2, whole genome shotgun sequence genome harbors these coding sequences:
- the LOC128741342 gene encoding facilitated trehalose transporter Tret1-like, producing MGNGNVLEHQASTRKMLSNQNSNDSVQMQKLWSLPEKWVAVLFTVVASLGYVSVGTMVGWSCNAFSDVKQTNGVDYRQWPRYGEEEPLSENQQTSLTATPALAAAVSAALAYKLYYRIGTKLFMLAAATLSIISNFLLCFGNCFWYFSVGRALAGVSAGIIFTLVPPYVDEFGSKQHKTLLDAILYVQFALGILIQLMADLIPLTQLSSVISSTFPIFLFIGFLFLPESARYLCAIKQVNRARTVLKKTHTGSDPLSVQTMENSLNHWQQQQHQQERFTAVGFRESLQKLRHSRLVVPMFVLIIFQHFIGGLPMMFYLTRIFTLTDGQYTPEWTAVYVAAIFALSYPAYRLLGFKLGDYKLLLWSSALMSVAMIGLGWHCHVQGMYGHSDEYGHLPLVYFGVFIFLYAIGFQRVPWRWLDESIEEEIAFPLRTIATALSWATLYFCVRLLPTLIGLIGVGWLFWNIAIVLLFAILFVLFSLPNLDYGVIRCKTLTECSNSSSSANLETMEMVV from the exons ATGGGCAACGGAAATGTGCTGGAGCATCAGGCTTCCACGCGGAAGATGCTGAGCAATCAGAACAGCAACGATTCGGTGCAGATGCAGAAACTTTGGAGCCTGCCGGAGAAATGGGTTGCCGTACTGTTTACGGTAGTCG CTTCGCTCGGATACGTGTCCGTCGGAACGATGGTCGGCTGGAGCTGCAATGCCTTTTCCGACGTGAAACAAACGAACGGCGTCGATTATCGGCAGTGGCCGCGGTACGGGGAGGAGGAACCACTTTCCGAGAACCAGCAGACGTCACTGACGGCCACACCGGCTCTGGCGGCTGCCGTAAGTGCCGCGCTGGCGTACAAACTCTACTACCGGATAGGAACGAAACTGTTCATGCTGGCCGCGGCCACCTTATCAATCATCTCCAACTTTCTGCTGTGCTTCGG CAACTGTTTCTGGTACTTCAGCGTAGGACGCGCCCTGGCCGGTGTCTCGGCCGGTATCATCTTCACGCTGGTTCCGCCGTACGTGGACGAGTTCGGCTCGAAGCAGCACAAAACGCTGCTGGATGCGATCCTGTACGTGCAGTTCGCTCTCGGCATCCTAATTCAGCTGATGGCAG ATCTCATCCCGCTCACACAACTATCCAGCGTGATCAGTTCCACCTTCCCGATTTTCCTGTTCATCGGATTCCTATTCCTGCCGGAATCGGCTCGCTATCTGTGTGCCATCAAGCAGGTTAACCGGGCGCGGACGGTGCTGAAGAAAACCCACACCGGAAGCGATCCGCTGTCGGTGCAAACCATGGAGAACAGCCTCAACcactggcagcagcagcagcaccagcaggaGCGCTTCACTGCCGTTGGCTTCCGGGAGTCACttcaaaagctgcgccattccCGCCTGGTGGTGCCGATGTTTGTGCTGATAATTTTCCAACATTTCATCGGCGGTCTGCCGATGATGTTCTATCTGACGAGGATTTTTACCCTGACCGACGGTCAGTACACACCGGAATGGACGGCCGTTTACGTGGCAGCTATCTTCGCGCTAAGCTATCCGGCCTACCGGCTGCTCGGTTTCAAGCTGGGTGACTATAAACTGCTGCTCTGGAGCTCGGCACTTATGTCCGTAGCGATGATTGGCCTCGGATGGCACTGCCACGTGCAGGGAATGTACGGCCACTCCGACGAGTACGGCCACCTTCCGCTCGTTTACTTCGGAGTGTTCATTTTCCTGTACGCCATCGGCTTCCAGCGGGTACCGTGGCGATGGCTGGACGAAAGCATCGAGGAGGAAATCGCCTTCCCCCTGCGCACCATCGCTACCGCTCTCAGCTGGGCCACGCTGTACTTCTGCGTTCGCCTTCTGCCTACGCTGATTGGCCTGATCGGTGTCGGTTGGCTGTTCTGGAACATCGCCATTGTCCTTCTGTTTGCGATCCTGTTCGTGCTGTTTTCCCTCCCAAATCTCGACTACGGCGTCATTCGCTGCAAAACTTTAACCGAATGCAGCAATTCGTCATCATCGGCAAATCTGGAGACGATGGAGATGGTTGTATAA